GTCGAGTCAAGGACGAAGCGCGTCGCAAGGTTGAGCACGCGACCCGCATCTTCGACCGGATCATCGATCTCGAGGTCAGTTTCTCGGAGGAACACAATCCACGCATACCCGACCCGGCCTCCGTCGAGATCACCGCCAGGTCCAAGGGGCACACCGTCCGCGCCGTGGGTGCGGGGGCCGACCATCACGAGGCCACCGACAAGGCCATAGACCGCCTGGAGCGTCAACTTCGCCGCTACAAGACCCGACTGGTCGACCGTGGACGCCGCAACCGTGTGGACCACACACCCGTCGACACCACACCACCGGACATCGAGGCCGTGATGGTCGAGCCGGAGCCCGAGCCGGTCATCGTCCGCCGCAAGCAACACGAGCTGACGCCCATGTCCCCCGAGGAGGCGGTCCTGCAACTCGAGTTGCTGGGCCATGACTTCTACCTCTTCACCAACGCCGAGACCGGTGACCCGAACGTCGTCTATCATCGCGACGGCGGCGATGTCGGCCTGATCGAAGGTACGGCTACCGTCATGGCCAGTTGAAGGGGCACGGCGGAAACGGTGCTGACCTGCGGATGTTCGGCCGGTTAGGCTTGTCACCGCAGGTGTCGTCTTGAAACGGAAAGCGAAACAGTGAGCGACGAAGCGCAGAGCGGGTCAGCCTCGGGCGAGGAGGAGGAGAGCGACTCGATCAAGGTCATCGTTGCCGACGACCACGCCCTGTTCCGTCGGGGCCTGTTCATGGTGCTCGAGTCCGAGACGGACATCGACGTCGTGGCCGAGGCCAACGACGGTGAGGAGGTCGTCCAGCTCACCGAGTCGCACATCCCCGACCTCGTCCTCATGGATGTCCGCATGCCCGGCACCACCGGCATCGAGGCCACCAAGGCGATCAAGGACAAGGTTCCCTCCACCAAGATCCTCATGCTGACCATCTCCGACGAGGAGGAGGACCTCTACGACGCCATCAAGGCGGGCGCGTCGGGGTATCTGCTGAAGGAGATCTCCATCGACGAGGTGGCCGACGCCATCCGCAGCGTGCACGCGGGGCAGTCGCTGATCTCGCCGTCGATGGCGTCGAAGCTGCTCAACGAGTTCGCCCTCATGGCGAAG
The sequence above is a segment of the Euzebya tangerina genome. Coding sequences within it:
- a CDS encoding response regulator; translation: MKVIVADDHALFRRGLFMVLESETDIDVVAEANDGEEVVQLTESHIPDLVLMDVRMPGTTGIEATKAIKDKVPSTKILMLTISDEEEDLYDAIKAGASGYLLKEISIDEVADAIRSVHAGQSLISPSMASKLLNEFALMAKKDEQKQQMPAPRLTDREMEVLTLVAKGMNNRDIAKELFISENTVKNHVRNILEKLHLHSRMEAVVYAVREKLLEIK
- the hpf gene encoding ribosome hibernation-promoting factor, HPF/YfiA family — translated: MDIILRARNCDVSSRVKDEARRKVEHATRIFDRIIDLEVSFSEEHNPRIPDPASVEITARSKGHTVRAVGAGADHHEATDKAIDRLERQLRRYKTRLVDRGRRNRVDHTPVDTTPPDIEAVMVEPEPEPVIVRRKQHELTPMSPEEAVLQLELLGHDFYLFTNAETGDPNVVYHRDGGDVGLIEGTATVMAS